One Skermanella pratensis genomic window, GGTGCTCCAGCATCAGGTGTGCGCGCCGCTGGTATTCCAGCCGTTCCACCATCGCCAGCCGGCGCTGAAGCACCACCAGCCCCGCCGCCAGCAGCAGGAGCGTCGCGATGCCGGCGCTGAGGCCGGCCGACCAGGCGCGGGCGTCGGCCGGCCTGCTGTCGAGCGCCACATGGACCTTCCAGTCCGTGTCGGGGACCGGCGCATGGTGGACCAGGGCGCTGTCCAGCCGGGGCAGGGGCTCCAGGCCGGTGCCCTCGTATTGCTGGCTGGCCTCGAACTCGCGCCGCGCCGCCGGCGTCAGCGGCGCCAGGGTGCGGAAGCGCCAATCCGGGACATTGGTGATGAAGACGACGCCGTGCCGGTCGGTGACGAACACCCGTTCGCCGGCCATGTCGTGCCAGGTCGCCTCCAGCGGCTCCATGGCGACCTTGGCGACCACCACGCCGACCGTGTGGTGCTCCGCCCAGACGGGAGCCCAGACCGGGTACGCAATATAATAGCCGGGCTTCTGCGAAGTCGTTCCCATCGCGAAATAACGCCCGACGCGCCCCGCCACCGCCTCCCGGAAATAGGGGCGGAAGGCGAAGTTGCGGCCGATGAAGCTGGACTCCTCGGTCCAGTTGCTCGACGCCAGGGTGGTGCCGTCGCGCGCCATGACGTAGAGCGCCGACAGCGAGGCCCCGGCGTTCAGCGTCGCCAGCTTGCGGTCGACCCGGTCGACCAGCGCGATGTCGCGCGGCGAGGCGAGCAGGGCCGCCACGTCGGGGTCCCAGGCCAGGGTCAGCGGCAGGACGCGGTACTTCTCGATCTCGGCGGTCAGGGTGGCGGTATAGAGCGTCAGCCGCGCCTGCGCCGTCTCGGCCAGTTCGTCCAGGGCCTGCCCGCGCGCCCACTCCGCCGCGCCCCAGGAGGCGGGCGGCACCAGGATGCAGGCCGCCAGGGCCAGGGCTGCCGCCAGCCCGCGGAAACCGCGCGGGTAGGTCCCCGGCCATGCCGGGCGCCACCTTCCCCATCCCCAGGTCGATCCGGTCACGGCGCCCTGCCTTTCCTGCGTTCCGTCTGCGAAACGACTGTCGGCATCAGTCCAGTTGCAGCACCTGCGCCTTCAGGTACGCGGTCTCCGGCAGATACGGGTGGACCGGATGGTCCGGCGCCGCACCGCCGGTCCGCAGGATCCGTCCCGAGCGGCGGGCGTCGCCCAGGCCCCGGGAGACCTGCTCGGCGAACAGCGGCACGTCCACATTGTGGCTGCACGACGCGACCAGCAGGAAGCCGCCCGGCGCCGTGATCGAGGCGGCCAGCCGCGTCATCTTGCGATAGGCCCGGGTCCCGGCCTGCAGGTCCTTCTTCGATTTCACGAAGGCCGGCGGGTCGGCGATCACCACGCCGAACCGCTCGCCGGCCGCCGCCAGCCGTTCCAGCTCCTCGAAAGCGTCGGCCCGGCGGAACTCGCACAGGCCGGCGACTCCGTTGGCCTCCGCCGCGCGGACGCCGTTGGCGAGAGCCGATTCCGACCGGTCCACCGCGACGACCGACTCGGCCCCGGCCTTGGCGCACTGGACCGCGAAGCCGCCGTTGTAGCTGTAGAAGTCGATCACCCGCGCGCCGCGCGCCAGCGCCGCGATCGCCGCCCGGTTGTCGCGCTGGTCGTAGAACCAGCCGGTCTTCTGTCCGGCGCCCGGATCGGCGAAGAAGGTGCAGCCGTTCTCCTCCAGCCGGATCGCGCCGTCCAGTTCCCCCTTGGCGACCCTGACCTCGCCGCCCAGGCCTTCGAGCCCGCGCGCCGGGCTGTCGTTGCGCAGGACCACCGCGGCGGGCGACAGCACCTCGTCCAGCGCCTCCAGCAGGGAAGGCGTCAACCGGTCCATCCCGGCGGAGTTGGCCTGGACGACCACCGCGTCGCCGAACCGGTCGACGACCAGGGCCGGCAGCCCGTCGGCTTCGGCGTGGACCAGCCGGTAGAACGGCCGGTCGTAGAGCCGCTCGCGCAAGCTCAGCGCCCGGTGCAGCCGTTCCGCCAGGAAGCCGCGGTCGATCGCCGCGTCCGGGTCGCGCGACAGCATCCGCGTGCAGATCAGCGTATGGGGGTTGAAGGTGGCGGCGCCCAGCGGTGCGCCATCGTGGGTCACCACCCGGACGACGCTGCCCGGCGGGATCGCCTTGGCCGTGTTGTCCATGTGGATCTCGTTGGAATAGACCCAGGGATGGCCGTGCTGGACCCGCTTGTGCCGGCTCGGCTGCAGGCGGATGGTGGGTCGGGGGGCAATGTCGCTCATGGCCCGCAGTCTAGCGGTTGCCGGCGCCCTGGCAACAGCAAGAGGGTCCCCGGCCTTCCCGTGCCCGTCCTACTGGTCGTTCGCGATATCCAGCGTGACGGGCGCCATCTCGATCATCAGCTTGCACAGCCTCAGGGTCTCCACGGCATGGCCCGCCTCCCGGAAGCTGTTCAGCAGCCAGTTGCAGTATTCCGGCAGGCTCGAATAGTCGTCCGGCAGGTTGGTGTGGATCGCGGTGCAGCCGAGGTCGCCGGCGACCCTGTCCATCGCGCCGAGCAGCGCGTCGGCGGCGCCTGCCAGGTCGAACAGGTCGAGCACGATGAAGTTCTCGACCGCCAGCACCCGGCCGTGGCGCAGGTGGTTTTCTACCGCATAGCTGAACAGGCCGTGGATGTAGCCGCGGGCGTTCTGCACGGTCATGATTCCCCGGGGCCGGGTCCGGCTTTTCCCCGAGGGGGATTGGCCGCCGGTTTCAAGCTCCGGAACCGCCAGGACGGCTGCGGCAAAATCGCGCCATCGCTCCACGTCGAGATCGGGTGCGATCGTCTGCACCACCGGGAAAGCCTGGTCGATCTGACGGCGGGCTAAGGGTTTTGCAACATAATTGTCGTGCATGGGCGTCTCGACCACGGGTCAGGACGTGACGATGGCAGCCCCCGAGCCCATGGGTCCTTGACGTAGATCAATGTTGCCGGCCAGCGGCATCCCCATAGTCCCCACCCGTCAAAGGGATTTGCGTACGTGCCGCGTGCCGTCGCGGTGGTGCGGACCCGGCACGATGGAATAAGAGCAACCTTACGGTGGCGAGGAACGACCGGCCCGTCCGGCCCGTCCCCGCCAGACGGGAGATATAGGTAATGACAGCAGCGACCCTGTCCCACGGTTCGTCCGTGGGAGGCGAGCGGGCAGGTGAGGAGGCCGTCTCGTACAACGAGGCTGTCATCCGCCTGTTCGTCATCGCCACCGTTTTCTGGGGCGTGATCGGCTTTACCGCCGGCATCTTCATCGCCCTGCAACTGGCGTTCCCGGTGCTGAACCTGGGCCTGGAATGGACCAGCTTCGGCCGCCTGCGGCCACTGCACACCTCGGCGGTGATCTTCGCCTTCGGCGGCAACGCCCTGTTCGCCACTTCGCTGTACGTCGTCCAGCGCACCTGCCGGGCTCCGCTCTGGGGCGGGCCGGCGATCGCCAACTTCCTGTTCGTGGGCTACCAGCTCTTCATCGTGCTGGCGGCGTCGGGCTACGTCCTGGGCATCACCCAGGGCAAGGAATACGCCGAGCCGGAATGGTACGTCGACCTGTGGCTGACGGTCGTCTGGGTGGTCTACCTGCTGACCTTCGTCGGCACGATCATGCAGCGCCGCGAACCCCACATCTACGTGGCCAACTGGTTCTACCTGGCGTTCATCGTGACCATCGCGATGCTTCACCTGGTCAACAACCTGAACGTCCCGGTCTCGTTCTTCGGCACCGCCAGCTATCCGCTTTTCGCGGGCGTGCAGGGCGCGCTGATCCAGTGGTGGTACGGCCACAACGCGGTGGGCTTCTTCCTGACCGCCGGCTTCCTGGGCATGATGTACTACTTCATCCCCAAGCAGGCGGGCCGCCCGGTCTATTCCTACCGGCTGTCGATCATCCACTTCTGGTCGCTGATCTTCCTCTACATCTGGGCCGGCCCGCACCACCTGCACTACACGGCCCTGCCGGAATGGGCGCAGACGCTGGGCATGACCTTCTCCGTCATGCTGTGGATGCCGTCCTGGGGCGGCATGATCAACGGCATCATGACCCTGTCCGGCGCCTGGGACAAGCTGCGCACCGACCCGGTCCTGCGCTTCCTGGTCACCTCGGTCGCGTTCTACGGCATGAGCACCTTCGAAGGCCCGGTGATGTCGATCAAGGCGGTCAACGCCCTGTCGCACTACACCGACTGGACCGTCGGCCACGTCCACTCCGGCGCGCTCGGCTGGGTCGCCTTCGTCAGCTTCGGCGCGGTATACTACCTGGTTCCCCAGCTCTGGAAGGCCCAGCGGCTCTACTCGCTGCGGCTGGTCAGCTATCACTTCTGGACCGCCACCATCGGCATCGTCCTCTACATCACCGCGATGTGGATCTCGGGCATCATGCAGGGCCTGATGTGGCGCGCCTACGACAACCTCGGCTTCCTGCAGTACTCGTTCGTCGAGACCGTGGCGGCCATGCATCCCTTCTACGTGATCCGCGCCATGGGCGGCGTGCTGTTCCTGATCGGCGCCCTGATCATGGTCTACAACCTGTGGCGGACGACCAAGGGCGACATCCGGGTCGAGAAGGCCTACGTCACCGCCCCGACGCGCAAGTTCGCGCCGGCCGCCGAGTAAGGACCCAGCACGATGGCTAGCACCGACAAGAAGCCCGGCCTTTTCAATCACGGGCTGATTGAAAAGAACGTTACCCTGATGATGGTCCTGATCCTGCTCACCGTCTCGATCGGCGGCCTGGTCGAGATCGTCCCCCTGTTCACCATCGAGACCACCATCGAGAAGGTGGAGGGGGTCCGCCCCTACACCCCGCTCGAGCAGATGGGCCGCAACATCTACGTCCGCGAAGGCTGCTACAACTGCCACAGCCAGCAGGTCCGTCCGTTCCGCGACGAGGCCGAGCGCTATGGCCACTACAGCCTGGCGGCGGAGAGCATGTACGACCATCCCTTCCAGTGGAGTTCGAAACGCACGGGCCCGGACCTAGCCCGGGTCGGCGGCAAGTACTCCAACCAGTGGCAGGTCGCCCATCTGGTCGATCCGCGCGCCCTGGTGCCGGAATCGATCATGCCGGGCTACGCCTTCCTCCTGGACCGCCCGCTGAAGTACGGCGACGTCAAGGAGCATCTGAAGACCCTGAGCATCGTCGGGGTCCCCTACACCGCCGAGCAGATCGACGTCGCCGCCAAGGACCTCGAGGTCCAGCAGCGGCCGGACGGCGAGACCGACGGTCTCCTGGCCCGCTATCCCAAGGCCGTCGTCGCCGATTTCGACGGCAACCCGAAGGTCGTGACCGAGATGGATGCGCTGGTCGCTTACCTGCAGATGCTCGGTACCCTGGTCGACTTCACGAAGTATCAGCCGGCCGATTTCAAGCAGTAGTTGGTGGAACCAGTGGATCTGAACGCAATCGCGTCGTTTTTGCGCTCCTTCTGGACGGTTTGGTTGATGCTGCTGTTCGTCGGCGTCCTGTTCTGGGCCTTGCGGCCCAAGAACAAGGCGAAGTTCGACGAAGCCAGCCGCATCCCGTTCAAGGATGAAGGCCAGGAGAAATAGGTCATGCCGACCAAGGTTGAAAAGGACTCCCTGTCGGGGGTCGATACCACCGGCCACGAGTGGGACGGTATCCAGGAACTGAACAACCCGCTGCCGAAGTGGTGGCTCTACGTCTTCTACGTCTGCGTCGCCTTCTCGGTGGTGTACTGGATCCTGTACCCGGCGATCCCGCTGGGCACGACCTACACCACCGGTATCCTGGGCTACAGCCAGCGCGAGACGGTCGTCGCCGACCTGGCGAAGGCCCGCGAAGCCCAGGGCGCCTTCCGCACGAAGATCGAGCAGTCCTCGTTCGATCAGATCCTGGCCGACCAGGACCTGCTGGCCTTCGCCACGGCCGGCGGCCGCACGGCGTTCGCCGACAACTGCGCGGCCTGCCACGCGGCCGGCGGCGCCGGTGCCAAGGGCTACCCGACGCTGGCCGACGACGATTGGCTGTGGGGCGGCAAGGCGGATGACATCCATACCACGCTGCTGCACGGCATCCGCTCGACCAACGACGAGGACACCCGCATCTCGGAGATGCCGAAGTTCGGAGTCGACCAGCTGCTGACCCGTCCGCAGATCGACGACACGGCCGAGTATGTCCTGTCGCTGACCGGCCGGGAGACGGACAAGGCCGCCGCCGGCCGCGGCGCCGCGGTGTACGCGGAGAACTGCGCGTCGTGCCACGGCGAGCAGGGCGAGGGGATGCGGGAAGTCGGGGCTCCCCGGCTGAACGACAACATCTGGCTCTATGGCGGCGACAAGAAGACCGTCGTCGAGACGATCACCTATGCCCGCGCCGGCGTCATGCCGGCCTGGAGCAGCCGTCTGGACCCGGTCACCATCAAGCAGCTCGCGGTCTACGTCCACAGCCTGGGCGGCGGCGAGAAGTAAGAGGCTCCTCCCGCAAGGGTCGGCACCTGGGCACGCCGGGGAAGTCCGCTTCCCCGGCGTTCGCCGTTGGTCGATCGCCCTCTTGACCAGCACCGGGCTGTTTGTTCAGATCGCTATAACATATGATCATTAGGGCAGTCGGAGCGCGGCTGAGCTTGTGGAACCCGCGGGACAGTATCGCCACGTCGGCTTCCGATGAGGATGTCATGGGCAAGGTGATCAGGATACGGATCAGCGGGACCGGCGTTGGCACCGATGCTCCGGGCGTCGAGGATCTGCTCGATCAGGTCAGGGATTGTTTCGAGATACTGCGCGGGGTCGAGGAAGCGATGGCCGGGGATGGGATGCCGGGTATCGACTGGCGTATCGTCAATGCCGGCCGCAACAGCCCACTTGCCCTTGAGTGCGAAGCTTTCTCCAGGACTCCTGGGAGAACCATCGACCATCGTGCCGAACTGGTGATGAGCCATACAGCATTGGGGCTCGAAAAGCTTCAGGAGAGCGGGCAAAGGCCGGAATATTTCACGGACAAGGTTCTGGTCAGGGCGCGTGGGATATTTGAGCGCGTAAACAATGGCCTCTGCTTGACCGAGTTGGATTTCGGTACGGGATTGCCGAGGATAATGATTACCTCGGAAACAGGGCAGGGCGCCGTGGCAAACGTCCGCCGAGTCCTGGAACCCGTTTCCAGGCCGTATCGCGAAACGGGCTCCCTGGAGGGCTTCGTCCACAGTGTCGAACGTGACGGTTATGGCCGGAAAATCCTTTTCGTCCGCCACAGGATAACCGGAGAGACCGTCAAGTGCATCCTGAACGGAAAAGCGATTGCCGAAGTCGAGGAGCGCCAGATCGCCGACGTGTTCCAAGGCCGACGAGTCCAAGTATCCGGTATTTTGCATTTCAAAAGTCTTGGCAGGATTGTCCAACTGGATGCCGAGGATCTGAAGTTCTTCCCCCACCGCAGTGAATTGCCGCAGGTCGATGATATCATCGACAGGGATTTTACCGATGGGATGACTTCCGGAGAATACCTGGAGAGGTTGCGGAATGGCCGCTTCTCCTAAGCGGATCTACTGGGATGCCTGCGTGTGGATCGCCCTCATTCAGGATGAACGGATTCCCCTCGTCGGCGGCGGCATCGAGTTGCGCGGGGCACTATGCCGTGCCGTCGTCTCGCAAGCTGAGAAAGGCAAGACTGAAATCTTTACGTCTGCCTTTTGCCTGATCGAGGTCTGCAAGGCAGGCGATATCAAGGTCGGTTATGATTCGGGTAAGTTGGCCGCTTTCTTCGAGAACGACTATATCGTCATCGTGAACATCGACCGGCAAGTCGGAGAGCGCGGTCGTGCCCTTATGCTGTCTGGGTATCCCAAGCTGAAGCCGGCGGACGCATCGCATCTTGCCGCGGCGCTGGTGTGGAATGCGGACGAGATGCACACGTTTGATGACATTCTCCTGGGTCTGGACGGCAAGCTGGACAAGCGGGACGGCACCACACTCCGGATCTGCAAGCCGTCCCAGGGCGGTCCGCCGCTCCCTTTGTTGGAACCTGAAAAACGGGAGTGGGCAGATGGCTGGTAAAATCCCGGTAGCCCCGGCGCGTCCTTGGCCATAGCGGTTTCGAACGGTGCCGGATCACGGGCGGATACGGATTTCACGATCGCCGCCGCCGGCCGCGAACCATTTCTTCAAACTATCCGTGTTAATCCGTGGGCATCCGTGTCCATCCGTGATCCGTTCAAGTCCATCCGGCAGGAGCCGAACCGGGTATCCCGACGATGCGCCGCCCCTTTTCCCTGCTATCGGCCTTGATGCTTGTGCAACTGGCCCTTGCTTGCGACGCGCAGGCCGAGCAGCAGAGCCTCGACCGAACCGCGCCGCCGCATTTCGAGGCGTTCCCGGTGTCCCCCTGGCCGCCGGACTGGCAGTACCCGTTCCGCGCCACCCCGATCCGGCCGGAGCGGATCGTCTACCGCCTCAAGGGCAGCATCCGCCAGGTGGCGAAGGTCGATCCCGTCCTGTCCAAGGCTTGCCGCCGCGGCGCCTTCGTCCAGCGGCTCAACTCGATCTTCCGCGTGCAGTCGGCCGACGACCGGCCCTACGGCATCGGCTGGGGATCGGGCGTCAACCTGCACGATCCGGAAAAGCGCAGCACGCTCGACAAGGTCTACCTGTTCGACCGGCAGGATACCGGGCTGTGCGCCGTCTGGGTCGCGCCCCTGGAGTCCCTGCGCCCCTATCTCGACCCGAGCCCGTCACGCTGAGCGCGACGCTCCGACGCGTGCGTCCGGGGAAATCCTGCAATCACCGGGCAACGTCGCGCTTCCCGCAGGGGACTTGAGCCTCTATATAGGGGCGGGCCGTCACTCCGGGGTCTTCAGCGGTCGGATCGGCGTGCCATTCATTCGAACCTTCTCTCCTTTTCGGGGAGGGGATTTTTGTTGCGCCTGAAGTTACCAGAGCCCGAGCGCCATGCCAAAACGTACCGACATCAA contains:
- a CDS encoding sensor histidine kinase, which translates into the protein MTGSTWGWGRWRPAWPGTYPRGFRGLAAALALAACILVPPASWGAAEWARGQALDELAETAQARLTLYTATLTAEIEKYRVLPLTLAWDPDVAALLASPRDIALVDRVDRKLATLNAGASLSALYVMARDGTTLASSNWTEESSFIGRNFAFRPYFREAVAGRVGRYFAMGTTSQKPGYYIAYPVWAPVWAEHHTVGVVVAKVAMEPLEATWHDMAGERVFVTDRHGVVFITNVPDWRFRTLAPLTPAARREFEASQQYEGTGLEPLPRLDSALVHHAPVPDTDWKVHVALDSRPADARAWSAGLSAGIATLLLLAAGLVVLQRRLAMVERLEYQRRAHLMLEHRVTERTAELSSANARLTGEIAERERAEQAARRAQEDLIQAAKLAALGQMAAGIVHEVNQPISAIRSYAENAGLLLDRGRLDLVRANLLEITGLTERVATITRQLKTFARKSSGMLGPVSPRVAVERSMALLGAQANALGAEMVLELPDETGPERVPMVLADEARLEQVVVNLLRNALDAVSARNRRRVTVSLDRADGHVLLKVRDTGPGIPEEDLPRLFDPFFTTKEVGVGLGLGLSISYGIVQDFGGRITAANHEQGGAVFTVALRPAPPSDPAAPGA
- a CDS encoding class I SAM-dependent rRNA methyltransferase, yielding MSDIAPRPTIRLQPSRHKRVQHGHPWVYSNEIHMDNTAKAIPPGSVVRVVTHDGAPLGAATFNPHTLICTRMLSRDPDAAIDRGFLAERLHRALSLRERLYDRPFYRLVHAEADGLPALVVDRFGDAVVVQANSAGMDRLTPSLLEALDEVLSPAAVVLRNDSPARGLEGLGGEVRVAKGELDGAIRLEENGCTFFADPGAGQKTGWFYDQRDNRAAIAALARGARVIDFYSYNGGFAVQCAKAGAESVVAVDRSESALANGVRAAEANGVAGLCEFRRADAFEELERLAAAGERFGVVIADPPAFVKSKKDLQAGTRAYRKMTRLAASITAPGGFLLVASCSHNVDVPLFAEQVSRGLGDARRSGRILRTGGAAPDHPVHPYLPETAYLKAQVLQLD
- the ccoN gene encoding cytochrome-c oxidase, cbb3-type subunit I, producing the protein MTAATLSHGSSVGGERAGEEAVSYNEAVIRLFVIATVFWGVIGFTAGIFIALQLAFPVLNLGLEWTSFGRLRPLHTSAVIFAFGGNALFATSLYVVQRTCRAPLWGGPAIANFLFVGYQLFIVLAASGYVLGITQGKEYAEPEWYVDLWLTVVWVVYLLTFVGTIMQRREPHIYVANWFYLAFIVTIAMLHLVNNLNVPVSFFGTASYPLFAGVQGALIQWWYGHNAVGFFLTAGFLGMMYYFIPKQAGRPVYSYRLSIIHFWSLIFLYIWAGPHHLHYTALPEWAQTLGMTFSVMLWMPSWGGMINGIMTLSGAWDKLRTDPVLRFLVTSVAFYGMSTFEGPVMSIKAVNALSHYTDWTVGHVHSGALGWVAFVSFGAVYYLVPQLWKAQRLYSLRLVSYHFWTATIGIVLYITAMWISGIMQGLMWRAYDNLGFLQYSFVETVAAMHPFYVIRAMGGVLFLIGALIMVYNLWRTTKGDIRVEKAYVTAPTRKFAPAAE
- the ccoO gene encoding cytochrome-c oxidase, cbb3-type subunit II; protein product: MASTDKKPGLFNHGLIEKNVTLMMVLILLTVSIGGLVEIVPLFTIETTIEKVEGVRPYTPLEQMGRNIYVREGCYNCHSQQVRPFRDEAERYGHYSLAAESMYDHPFQWSSKRTGPDLARVGGKYSNQWQVAHLVDPRALVPESIMPGYAFLLDRPLKYGDVKEHLKTLSIVGVPYTAEQIDVAAKDLEVQQRPDGETDGLLARYPKAVVADFDGNPKVVTEMDALVAYLQMLGTLVDFTKYQPADFKQ
- a CDS encoding cbb3-type cytochrome oxidase subunit 3 encodes the protein MDLNAIASFLRSFWTVWLMLLFVGVLFWALRPKNKAKFDEASRIPFKDEGQEK
- the ccoP gene encoding cytochrome-c oxidase, cbb3-type subunit III, producing the protein MPTKVEKDSLSGVDTTGHEWDGIQELNNPLPKWWLYVFYVCVAFSVVYWILYPAIPLGTTYTTGILGYSQRETVVADLAKAREAQGAFRTKIEQSSFDQILADQDLLAFATAGGRTAFADNCAACHAAGGAGAKGYPTLADDDWLWGGKADDIHTTLLHGIRSTNDEDTRISEMPKFGVDQLLTRPQIDDTAEYVLSLTGRETDKAAAGRGAAVYAENCASCHGEQGEGMREVGAPRLNDNIWLYGGDKKTVVETITYARAGVMPAWSSRLDPVTIKQLAVYVHSLGGGEK
- a CDS encoding type II toxin-antitoxin system VapC family toxin, with protein sequence MAASPKRIYWDACVWIALIQDERIPLVGGGIELRGALCRAVVSQAEKGKTEIFTSAFCLIEVCKAGDIKVGYDSGKLAAFFENDYIVIVNIDRQVGERGRALMLSGYPKLKPADASHLAAALVWNADEMHTFDDILLGLDGKLDKRDGTTLRICKPSQGGPPLPLLEPEKREWADGW